A single genomic interval of Rubripirellula reticaptiva harbors:
- a CDS encoding isoaspartyl peptidase/L-asparaginase family protein encodes MIETKIEWSIAIHGGAGGGPERWEAGKAAARKNGLERALQTGIELLKHGADAIDVVEAVVVVFEDDANFNAGRGAVLTENGTAELDASIMDGKTLGCGAIAGVTKVKNPISLARLVMTQTPHVLLVGPGADLFAEQQKVQLVSPEYFLTKQSADDNAPPHFGTVGCVVRDSHGNLAAGTSTGGTSKKLPGRVGDSPIIGAGTFAANDACAVSCTGLGEEYIRAAVAYDVVAQMRYAGRSLTEAVTEIMTARLKPNDGGLIAVSRDGQVVMQHNTPGMNCGMADSSGRMTTAFSLPGGGRPE; translated from the coding sequence ATGATTGAAACGAAGATCGAGTGGTCCATTGCGATTCACGGCGGTGCCGGTGGCGGACCCGAGCGATGGGAAGCGGGTAAGGCGGCTGCGCGAAAAAACGGTCTCGAGCGTGCCCTGCAAACCGGTATCGAATTGCTCAAACACGGTGCCGACGCGATTGATGTCGTTGAAGCCGTGGTCGTTGTTTTTGAAGACGATGCCAACTTCAACGCGGGACGCGGCGCTGTGCTGACCGAAAATGGTACCGCCGAACTGGATGCGTCGATCATGGACGGAAAGACGCTAGGTTGTGGGGCGATCGCGGGAGTCACCAAAGTCAAAAACCCTATTTCGCTAGCTCGACTAGTGATGACCCAGACGCCGCATGTTTTGTTGGTCGGCCCAGGTGCGGACTTGTTCGCCGAGCAACAGAAGGTGCAGCTGGTTTCACCGGAGTACTTTCTGACAAAGCAGTCGGCCGACGACAACGCTCCTCCGCACTTTGGAACGGTCGGATGTGTCGTGCGAGATTCGCATGGAAACCTTGCTGCTGGGACCAGCACGGGTGGAACCTCAAAGAAATTGCCGGGCCGCGTGGGTGATTCACCCATCATCGGAGCCGGAACGTTTGCGGCCAACGATGCCTGTGCGGTTTCATGTACCGGACTTGGCGAAGAGTACATTCGTGCGGCGGTCGCCTACGATGTGGTCGCTCAAATGCGGTATGCGGGGCGATCGCTCACCGAAGCCGTGACGGAAATCATGACCGCGCGACTGAAGCCCAACGACGGGGGCTTGATTGCGGTTTCGCGTGACGGCCAAGTTGTGATGCAGCACAACACACCCGGAATGAACTGTGGCATGGCCGACAGCAGCGGTCGGATGACGACCGCGTTTTCGCTTCCCGGTGGTGGCCGACCCGAATAG
- a CDS encoding type II secretion system F family protein: MSGLVIALVIGIVVASLVAFAVNVLMPADDSTATEDRLAAMASRRRGGKTEEVAQASLMRLDGDDGTSLMSRLTAGMPAISDYLEQADLPLTPAKFGFICVGFFGAGVMACVLSPIPVLLAPILGALLMGLPIGWLMMKRKRRLSAFGNQMPQALELLSRSLRAGHSLNAGFGLVASEMDAPLATEFRRCFEEQNLGIPLDEAIDDMALRIPNMDLRFFATAVILQRQTGGDLSEILEKIGHLVRERLMILGTIQALTGEGRMSGAVLLALPPVLFVVMLKLNYEYVMMLFTDEIGRYMLGIALVTQLIGALVIKKIITIKV, translated from the coding sequence ATGTCCGGATTAGTCATTGCCCTAGTGATCGGCATCGTTGTCGCTTCACTTGTCGCGTTCGCCGTGAACGTCTTGATGCCAGCGGATGATTCCACCGCCACCGAAGACCGTCTTGCTGCGATGGCGTCGCGCCGTCGAGGTGGCAAAACCGAGGAAGTCGCGCAAGCATCGTTGATGCGACTCGACGGCGACGATGGAACCAGCCTCATGTCGCGTTTGACGGCGGGAATGCCGGCGATTTCGGACTACTTGGAACAGGCGGACCTACCGCTAACACCGGCCAAGTTCGGATTCATTTGCGTTGGATTCTTTGGCGCTGGGGTGATGGCATGTGTGCTGTCTCCCATTCCCGTTCTACTCGCTCCCATCCTGGGCGCTCTGCTAATGGGATTGCCGATTGGTTGGCTGATGATGAAACGCAAGCGTCGCCTAAGCGCCTTCGGCAACCAAATGCCACAAGCATTGGAATTGCTAAGCCGTTCGCTCCGCGCCGGACACTCACTCAACGCTGGTTTCGGTTTGGTCGCATCTGAAATGGACGCGCCGCTGGCCACTGAGTTCCGTCGCTGCTTCGAAGAACAAAACTTGGGTATTCCCTTGGACGAAGCGATCGACGACATGGCCTTACGAATCCCAAATATGGACCTGCGATTCTTTGCCACCGCCGTCATTTTGCAACGACAAACCGGTGGTGACTTATCCGAAATCCTCGAAAAGATCGGTCACCTTGTTCGCGAACGCCTGATGATTTTGGGAACCATCCAAGCATTGACTGGCGAAGGTCGAATGAGTGGTGCCGTGTTGCTGGCGTTACCGCCTGTGTTGTTCGTGGTGATGCTGAAATTGAACTACGAGTACGTGATGATGTTGTTCACCGACGAAATTGGTCGCTACATGCTTGGCATCGCTTTAGTCACACAATTAATCGGTGCGTTGGTGATCAAGAAGATCATTACCATCAAAGTTTAA
- a CDS encoding peroxiredoxin family protein, whose amino-acid sequence MLLRIFPTATLLFVCLLANTIYGSDDLAGPDEVEAGHSYHGEAFNEGPRQAGQILAGMPKITFPTSTKSGSAQQFFEQGIAQLHGFWYLESERSFRQAASEDPAMAIAYWGMAMANINNQKRARGFIDEAMKLRNSDTSKREKLYIEALDRMTEKVFDDEDKRSKDEKKEAKQNRTERYLSDLEEILHQYPDDIEAKAFLVLSLWLGDRDGVKLTSRLAVDALLRQIVDANPMHPAHHYGIHLWDSKHPDNALESAAKCGPSSPGIAHMWHMPGHIYSKLKRYNDAAWQQEASARVDHSHMIQSHLMPDQIHNFAHNNEWLVRNLLFVGRVDDALDLSRNLISLPRHPKYNTMSKGGSAKFGRERLIQTLTQYELWDELLHESGGDYLVPTDNATFQEDWMGWSAVAQFKAKLGKPAEGARTLRALQRRRLALQGQLLDLAEQKTKKNENTTTEEQEDTPELPSRDKIKKHIAELTKIIARVSAASASRHKDAAAFKRSAKNAKLDPVLEARWLARTGEHDDAIKLVRKAVKDSPSQVRPLAVLVDLLWESGKQEEATKEFETLRSVAAVADIDTPILARLGPVAAHAKIDGDWRITSKPAADLGDRPPLDQLGPFRWHPYQAESWGAKRADGTLVAGDEFDGKPRILVFYLGFGCLHCMEQLHAMEPKTQEFKDLGIELVAISSETVEELKTGQDNFEAKMSIPLLSDAKQHVFKSFGCWDDFESQPLHGTFLIDAAGNVRWQDIGYEPFMDIDFLVNESKRLLELK is encoded by the coding sequence ATGCTGCTACGCATTTTCCCGACCGCAACGCTCCTATTCGTGTGCCTATTGGCAAACACAATCTACGGCTCTGATGACCTCGCTGGGCCAGACGAAGTCGAAGCCGGGCACAGCTATCATGGCGAGGCATTCAACGAGGGGCCGCGGCAGGCGGGTCAGATCCTTGCCGGCATGCCAAAAATCACATTTCCAACATCAACCAAGTCAGGATCCGCCCAGCAGTTTTTCGAACAGGGCATCGCGCAACTGCACGGATTTTGGTACCTAGAATCCGAGCGATCCTTTCGGCAAGCTGCTAGCGAAGATCCGGCCATGGCGATCGCCTACTGGGGAATGGCCATGGCAAACATCAATAACCAAAAGCGAGCTCGCGGGTTCATCGATGAAGCCATGAAGCTTCGCAATTCCGACACCAGCAAACGCGAAAAACTCTATATCGAAGCTCTTGACCGGATGACCGAAAAAGTCTTTGACGATGAAGACAAACGCAGCAAGGACGAAAAGAAAGAAGCTAAACAGAACCGAACCGAGCGATACTTAAGTGACCTCGAGGAAATTCTGCACCAATATCCCGATGACATCGAGGCGAAAGCATTCCTGGTGTTGTCACTTTGGCTGGGTGACCGTGACGGCGTCAAGCTAACCAGCCGCCTTGCCGTTGATGCGCTGCTTCGTCAAATCGTTGACGCCAACCCGATGCACCCAGCTCATCACTATGGCATTCACCTTTGGGATTCCAAACATCCCGATAATGCACTTGAATCAGCCGCCAAGTGTGGTCCATCAAGTCCAGGGATTGCCCACATGTGGCACATGCCGGGTCACATCTATTCGAAGCTGAAACGGTACAACGACGCGGCGTGGCAACAAGAAGCGTCGGCCCGAGTGGATCACTCGCACATGATCCAATCGCATTTGATGCCCGACCAAATCCACAACTTCGCGCACAATAACGAATGGCTGGTACGCAACCTGCTGTTTGTCGGACGCGTCGATGATGCTTTAGATTTGTCCCGGAACTTAATCTCGCTGCCTCGACATCCCAAGTACAACACAATGTCCAAGGGCGGCAGTGCCAAATTCGGCCGCGAACGCTTGATTCAAACTTTGACGCAGTATGAGTTGTGGGACGAATTACTGCATGAATCGGGCGGTGACTATTTGGTGCCCACCGATAACGCGACTTTTCAAGAGGACTGGATGGGATGGTCGGCCGTTGCTCAGTTCAAAGCGAAACTCGGAAAGCCAGCCGAAGGAGCCCGCACACTACGAGCACTCCAGCGGCGCCGTCTCGCATTGCAGGGGCAACTACTAGACTTGGCGGAACAAAAAACGAAGAAAAACGAAAACACCACGACAGAAGAACAAGAAGACACACCGGAACTGCCGTCGCGAGACAAAATCAAGAAGCACATCGCGGAACTGACTAAGATCATTGCTCGCGTTTCGGCCGCCTCGGCCAGTCGCCATAAGGATGCGGCTGCATTCAAGAGAAGTGCCAAGAACGCGAAACTTGATCCAGTGCTCGAGGCTCGATGGCTTGCTCGAACAGGCGAGCATGATGACGCAATCAAGCTTGTCCGCAAGGCCGTGAAAGACAGCCCATCCCAAGTTCGACCGTTGGCCGTGCTTGTGGATTTGTTGTGGGAAAGTGGCAAGCAGGAAGAAGCCACCAAAGAATTCGAAACACTGCGCAGCGTTGCCGCCGTCGCCGATATCGATACGCCGATCTTGGCGAGGCTGGGTCCGGTTGCAGCACATGCCAAAATCGACGGCGATTGGCGAATCACGTCAAAACCCGCAGCGGATCTGGGCGATCGACCACCGCTGGATCAACTAGGCCCGTTTCGTTGGCATCCTTACCAAGCCGAATCGTGGGGCGCCAAGCGGGCCGACGGAACACTGGTGGCCGGCGACGAATTCGATGGAAAGCCACGCATCTTGGTCTTCTATCTAGGCTTCGGTTGCTTGCACTGCATGGAACAATTGCACGCGATGGAACCCAAGACCCAAGAGTTCAAGGACCTCGGGATCGAGCTTGTCGCGATCAGCTCGGAAACCGTCGAAGAACTAAAAACCGGGCAAGACAACTTCGAAGCCAAAATGTCGATTCCGCTGTTGTCTGATGCCAAACAACACGTTTTCAAATCGTTCGGTTGCTGGGATGATTTCGAATCCCAGCCACTGCATGGAACATTCTTGATCGACGCGGCGGGCAACGTCCGCTGGCAAGACATCGGTTACGAGCCGTTCATGGACATCGACTTTTTGGTCAACGAATCGAAACGATTGCTCGAACTGAAGTAA
- a CDS encoding DNA gyrase/topoisomerase IV subunit A: protein MAKRRKAKTNRSGSADDSLFDAVGENLVGVPLRQAAQEKYLNYSLSVITSRALPDVRDGLKPVQRRILYTMSGQNLTATSKHVKCAKVVGDVMGRFHPHGDSSIYEAMVRMAQPFSLRMPLVDGSGNFGSVDGDNAAAMRYTECRMTPIAAEVLADLVTRTVAFKPNYDGSREEPVVLPSRMPNLLVNGSTGIAVGMATNIPPHNLREVCNALLKLLRDPEVKDYQLVAKDAVQGPDFPTGGQITNTKDELRDIYTTGSGTVKLRGTCKLVKIDGNRVLQIDSIPFGVNKALMVERIAEIIYSGKLPLVTEVRDLSTEDIRVDLVLKKDADENKVLAYLYKHTQLQNNFNVNLTCLVPTENPEVGAPNRLSLREILWHFLHFRLDVVTKRLENELCWLEKRIHILNGFALIFDALDEIIRIIRKSDGKADAATKIMKKFPADAKGGGLDEEQTDAILELRLYRLARLEINLILDELKDKNKRAREIRKLLAEDTADTNSSGRWQIVRGEIEKLIEDFGKTDAGKRRSTIDTVEEEEYTAEDFIIAEECHILVTTDGWVKRQKQIADPAKSRLRQGDSVLACVAGSTRETIGFFSSLGVCYTTRMIDVPASTGFGEPIQKLFKLKDGEKIVSVMSFDPRVIGDINEDPKKPDLCPHVHGFAATSNGFALRFGLQSFAEPSTRSGRRYARVSSPAYVIDVAAIHGTETILAVTRQCRAMVCSAEEVNYLSGPGKGVTLIRMAADDQLLGFKPSTGDRDLMTVVTNRGAKKTISTAKYRITSRGGRGNEIQKNGKIEEIVTQPPGAPPILEDEE from the coding sequence GTGGCAAAGCGTCGTAAGGCAAAGACAAATCGCAGCGGATCAGCCGATGATTCGCTATTTGATGCCGTGGGTGAAAATCTGGTTGGGGTTCCGCTGCGCCAAGCGGCCCAGGAGAAGTATCTCAATTATTCGCTTTCGGTGATCACCAGCCGAGCCTTGCCGGACGTCCGTGACGGATTAAAACCGGTTCAGCGGCGGATTCTGTACACGATGAGTGGTCAGAATTTGACCGCGACCAGCAAACACGTGAAGTGTGCCAAGGTCGTCGGCGACGTGATGGGGCGATTTCACCCGCACGGTGACAGCTCGATCTACGAAGCCATGGTTCGGATGGCTCAGCCGTTCAGTTTGCGAATGCCACTGGTCGACGGCAGTGGCAACTTTGGCAGCGTCGATGGCGACAATGCGGCAGCAATGCGGTATACCGAATGCCGCATGACGCCCATCGCCGCCGAAGTGCTTGCCGACTTGGTGACCCGTACCGTCGCGTTCAAACCGAACTACGACGGCAGTCGCGAGGAACCGGTCGTCTTGCCTAGCAGGATGCCGAATTTATTGGTCAACGGCTCGACAGGCATCGCGGTGGGGATGGCCACCAATATTCCGCCGCACAATCTGCGCGAAGTCTGTAATGCGCTGCTGAAATTGCTGCGTGACCCCGAAGTCAAAGACTATCAACTGGTCGCGAAGGATGCCGTCCAAGGGCCGGATTTTCCGACCGGTGGCCAGATCACGAATACCAAAGACGAACTGCGAGATATCTATACGACGGGGTCTGGTACCGTCAAACTGCGTGGCACCTGCAAACTTGTCAAAATCGATGGAAACCGAGTCCTGCAAATTGACTCGATTCCGTTTGGCGTCAACAAGGCGTTGATGGTCGAACGGATCGCGGAGATCATTTACAGCGGCAAGTTGCCACTGGTAACCGAAGTCCGTGACTTGTCGACCGAAGACATCCGTGTCGACTTGGTGCTGAAGAAAGACGCCGACGAGAACAAAGTGCTGGCGTACTTGTACAAGCACACTCAGTTGCAAAATAATTTCAACGTCAACTTGACGTGCCTGGTGCCGACAGAAAACCCCGAAGTCGGTGCGCCGAATCGGTTGAGTTTGCGAGAAATTCTGTGGCATTTCTTGCACTTCCGTCTAGACGTTGTCACCAAGCGTCTGGAAAACGAGCTTTGCTGGCTTGAAAAGCGAATTCATATTCTCAACGGTTTTGCGTTGATCTTTGATGCGCTCGATGAAATCATCCGCATCATTCGCAAGAGCGACGGAAAAGCCGACGCGGCCACCAAGATCATGAAGAAGTTTCCAGCGGACGCGAAAGGCGGCGGGCTGGACGAAGAACAAACCGATGCGATCTTGGAATTGAGGCTGTACCGACTTGCTCGGCTCGAAATCAATTTGATCTTGGACGAACTGAAGGACAAGAACAAACGCGCACGCGAAATTCGCAAATTGCTCGCCGAAGACACCGCCGACACGAACTCGTCGGGACGTTGGCAAATCGTTCGCGGCGAAATCGAAAAACTAATCGAAGATTTTGGTAAGACTGATGCGGGCAAACGCCGCTCGACGATTGATACTGTCGAGGAGGAAGAATACACCGCCGAAGATTTCATCATTGCCGAAGAGTGCCACATTCTGGTCACGACCGACGGATGGGTGAAACGGCAAAAACAGATTGCAGACCCGGCTAAGAGTCGTTTGCGGCAAGGCGACAGTGTGCTGGCGTGTGTCGCCGGCAGTACTCGTGAAACAATTGGTTTCTTTTCGTCGCTGGGCGTTTGTTACACGACTCGGATGATCGATGTTCCAGCGTCGACGGGTTTTGGCGAGCCGATTCAAAAACTGTTCAAGTTGAAAGACGGCGAGAAGATCGTTTCCGTCATGTCATTCGATCCTCGCGTAATCGGTGACATTAACGAAGACCCCAAAAAGCCCGATCTGTGCCCGCATGTTCACGGATTCGCAGCCACGTCGAATGGATTCGCATTGCGATTTGGATTGCAGTCGTTCGCCGAGCCATCGACTCGCAGTGGGCGACGCTATGCACGCGTCAGCAGTCCTGCCTATGTCATTGATGTCGCTGCGATTCATGGAACCGAGACCATCTTGGCCGTGACTCGCCAATGTCGGGCGATGGTTTGTTCGGCCGAAGAGGTCAACTATTTGTCAGGGCCGGGAAAAGGGGTCACGTTGATCCGAATGGCGGCCGATGACCAGTTGTTGGGATTCAAGCCGTCGACCGGCGATCGCGATTTGATGACCGTCGTGACAAATCGTGGTGCCAAGAAAACGATTTCAACCGCCAAGTACCGCATCACATCGCGAGGCGGACGAGGCAACGAAATCCAGAAGAACGGAAAGATCGAAGAGATCGTCACGCAACCCCCCGGTGCGCCGCCCATTTTGGAAGACGAGGAATGA
- a CDS encoding type II secretion system F family protein yields the protein MITSLTLVAALGPATIASIAVFVAVTAGAWFAISRVSGDDKPTAESRLDALRSGRTSGGNNEESEKNRKKGEALAAALEKATSPLEKTVSGNEKEMSDLREKLVNAGFRRETAPVVFKGIQFILAGTGLFLGGAVGLISDGFTQGMLMKLAGGVVVGFGLPTVILGHLAKRRREKIFLGLPDALDLMVVCVEAGLGMDQALRKVAEEMMKSHKDIGEEFGIANQQLQFGRTRSEVLQALGFRSGVDDLKQLASILIQADKFGSSVANALRVQSDSMRVKRRQIAEEKAAKTAVKMIFPLVLFIFPGIFVVLVGPAGINMYRNMLSK from the coding sequence ATGATCACTTCGCTAACTCTTGTCGCCGCACTTGGCCCCGCCACCATCGCATCCATCGCTGTGTTTGTCGCCGTCACTGCAGGTGCGTGGTTCGCAATTTCACGTGTCAGCGGTGACGACAAACCGACCGCTGAAAGTCGACTCGATGCACTTCGCAGCGGCCGAACTTCAGGTGGAAACAATGAAGAATCAGAGAAAAACCGCAAAAAGGGCGAAGCCTTAGCCGCAGCTCTCGAAAAGGCCACCTCGCCGCTTGAAAAAACCGTTTCGGGTAACGAAAAGGAAATGAGCGACCTGCGTGAAAAGCTAGTGAACGCTGGCTTTCGACGCGAAACGGCACCCGTTGTCTTCAAAGGCATCCAGTTCATCCTAGCCGGTACGGGCTTATTCCTAGGCGGGGCAGTTGGCTTGATTTCGGACGGCTTCACCCAAGGAATGCTGATGAAACTTGCTGGCGGCGTTGTCGTCGGTTTTGGTTTGCCCACAGTCATTTTGGGGCACTTGGCAAAACGTCGACGCGAGAAAATCTTCTTGGGTCTTCCCGATGCGCTCGACTTGATGGTTGTCTGCGTGGAAGCCGGTCTGGGGATGGACCAAGCCCTGCGTAAAGTGGCCGAAGAAATGATGAAGAGCCACAAAGACATCGGTGAAGAATTTGGTATCGCCAACCAACAACTACAATTCGGACGAACTCGCAGCGAAGTGTTGCAAGCACTCGGTTTTCGCAGCGGTGTGGATGACTTGAAACAACTGGCATCGATTCTGATCCAAGCCGACAAGTTCGGATCGAGTGTTGCCAACGCACTTCGCGTGCAAAGTGATTCAATGCGAGTCAAACGACGTCAGATTGCCGAAGAAAAGGCGGCCAAGACAGCCGTCAAGATGATCTTTCCGCTTGTGTTGTTCATTTTCCCAGGCATCTTCGTGGTTCTGGTTGGACCTGCGGGCATCAATATGTATCGCAACATGCTGTCGAAGTAG
- a CDS encoding DNA gyrase/topoisomerase IV subunit B, which produces MSTATKRYGADDITVLEGLEPVRKRPGMYIGGVGMQGLHHLIWEVVDNSVDEAMNGHATEISVTLHSDGRTVTVSDNGRGIPVDRNSKTKKSALETVLTVLHAGGKFDEGNYKTAGGLHGVGASVVNALSKELVAVVKRDGAQFRMTFAKGQPTSKLQKLKGAVRGTGTTITFTPDPTIFPKTDFDSGLIRLRLETASFLHRGVKVTYVDESAKTKDTFHHENGIVDFLGKVLKERNARPIHELPFTLRKDDSEARVEVAVQWTESTDEHVRSYVNGIPTGSGGTHENGFRSGLNKAVRNYIDTHSLTPRGVKIATEDIREGMVGILSIFISEPQFQGQTKDKLNNSEVQAVVEAVVRPAMEQWMNNNRSVADSVIARIIAAARAREASRAASNAISRKGGSKRTMLPGKLSDCVSGGKGDSELFIVEGDSAGGSAKQGRDRNHQAILPLRGKVLNTESATLKKILENKEIQDLVAALGCGIGASMDLTQLRYDRVVLLADADSDGHHITTLLLTFFYRHMPSLIAAGRLYIAVPPLYRVDIGKETYWAADEPDRERIIAEHGTRAKPEITRFKGLGEMMPKTLWDTTLNPRTRRMVKVEIDDHLETDRVISDLMGRDASARFRFIMERAEDAEAIDV; this is translated from the coding sequence ATGTCTACCGCAACTAAACGATACGGCGCCGACGACATCACCGTTTTGGAAGGGCTTGAGCCCGTTCGAAAACGTCCCGGAATGTACATCGGCGGCGTCGGCATGCAGGGACTGCATCACTTGATCTGGGAAGTCGTCGACAACAGTGTCGACGAAGCGATGAACGGTCATGCCACCGAAATTTCCGTCACGCTTCATAGCGATGGTCGTACGGTGACGGTATCCGACAACGGTCGTGGTATCCCCGTCGATCGGAACAGCAAGACAAAAAAATCGGCGCTCGAAACGGTGCTGACGGTGCTGCACGCGGGCGGTAAGTTCGACGAGGGAAATTACAAAACAGCCGGTGGTTTGCACGGCGTCGGTGCATCGGTCGTCAACGCACTGTCCAAAGAACTTGTCGCAGTGGTCAAACGTGACGGTGCTCAGTTCCGGATGACTTTCGCCAAAGGCCAGCCAACCAGCAAGTTGCAAAAATTGAAGGGTGCCGTTCGAGGCACCGGAACGACGATCACGTTCACGCCCGATCCAACAATCTTCCCTAAAACCGATTTCGACAGTGGACTGATTCGGTTGCGGTTGGAAACGGCCAGCTTTCTGCATCGTGGTGTCAAAGTCACCTATGTCGACGAATCGGCAAAGACGAAAGACACGTTCCATCACGAAAACGGGATTGTCGACTTCTTGGGCAAAGTGCTGAAGGAACGAAACGCACGCCCGATCCACGAACTGCCCTTCACGCTTCGAAAAGACGATTCCGAAGCCCGTGTCGAGGTCGCCGTTCAGTGGACCGAATCAACCGACGAACATGTTCGCAGCTACGTCAACGGTATTCCCACCGGCAGTGGCGGCACCCACGAAAATGGTTTTCGCAGCGGACTCAATAAAGCCGTTCGCAACTACATCGACACGCACTCGTTGACGCCAAGAGGTGTCAAAATTGCGACCGAAGACATTCGCGAGGGCATGGTGGGAATCCTTTCGATCTTCATTTCGGAACCGCAATTCCAAGGTCAAACGAAAGACAAACTCAATAACTCGGAAGTTCAAGCGGTTGTTGAAGCAGTCGTTCGACCGGCGATGGAACAGTGGATGAACAATAACCGCAGCGTGGCCGATTCGGTGATCGCGCGGATCATCGCTGCAGCCCGTGCTCGCGAAGCATCTCGTGCTGCATCCAATGCGATTTCGCGCAAAGGTGGTAGCAAGCGGACCATGTTGCCGGGCAAGTTGTCGGACTGTGTTTCAGGCGGCAAAGGTGATTCGGAACTCTTCATCGTCGAAGGTGACTCGGCCGGTGGCAGTGCCAAGCAGGGCCGCGATCGGAACCACCAAGCGATTTTGCCGCTGCGTGGAAAGGTGCTCAACACCGAAAGCGCAACCCTCAAGAAGATCCTCGAAAACAAAGAAATCCAGGACCTCGTCGCCGCCCTTGGTTGCGGAATCGGGGCGAGCATGGACTTGACCCAGCTTCGTTATGACCGGGTCGTGTTGCTTGCTGATGCGGACAGCGACGGTCACCACATCACGACTCTGTTGCTTACATTTTTCTATCGTCACATGCCTTCGCTGATCGCGGCCGGGCGGTTGTACATTGCCGTTCCGCCGCTGTACCGAGTCGACATTGGCAAGGAAACGTACTGGGCCGCCGATGAACCCGACCGCGAACGCATCATCGCCGAGCATGGAACTCGTGCGAAGCCAGAAATCACGCGGTTCAAGGGACTTGGTGAGATGATGCCCAAGACGCTTTGGGACACGACTCTAAACCCTCGCACCCGGCGGATGGTCAAAGTTGAAATTGACGATCACTTAGAAACCGATCGAGTGATCAGCGACTTGATGGGCCGCGATGCATCGGCTCGATTCCGTTTCATCATGGAACGCGCCGAAGACGCTGAAGCGATTGACGTGTAA
- a CDS encoding CpaF family protein has product MRTGTPQAKPDAGRQQQFEDIKRRIHGKLVDKLDLSRVGDLKGDTLKREIRMVVEHLCDAEDTLLNRQERERIVDEVIDEVLGLGPLELILKDPLVSDILINGPKNIYVEKGGQMQKSEVEFRDNKHLLQIIDRIVSKVGRRVDETSPMVDARLEDGSRVNAIIPPLALDGAAVSIRRFGSNPLKLEDLLNYKAFTPEMVMLLEGCIKARLNCIIAGGTGSGKTTLLNTLSSFINHHDRIVTIEDAAELQLQQDHVVRLETRPPNIEGSGAVTATDLVKNALRMRPERIIIGECRGGETLDMLQAMNTGHDGSMTTVHANTPRDAIARLETLVMMSGFDLPVKAIRQQVSGAVDVLIQANRLQGGPRRVTAITEVVGMEQDTVILQDIYRYVQKGINEEGKAFGHFECTGVRPSFMEKLEAAGVRLPASAFRERVMMQA; this is encoded by the coding sequence ATGCGAACTGGCACCCCACAAGCAAAACCTGACGCCGGCCGTCAACAACAATTCGAAGACATCAAGCGTCGCATCCACGGCAAGTTGGTTGACAAACTTGACCTGTCACGTGTCGGCGATTTGAAAGGCGATACGCTCAAACGCGAAATCCGCATGGTGGTCGAACACCTTTGCGACGCCGAAGACACTTTGCTTAACCGTCAAGAACGCGAACGAATCGTTGACGAAGTCATCGACGAAGTGCTGGGACTTGGCCCGCTCGAGTTGATTCTGAAAGACCCCTTGGTCAGCGATATTCTGATCAACGGTCCAAAGAACATCTACGTCGAAAAAGGCGGCCAGATGCAGAAGTCGGAAGTCGAATTCCGCGACAACAAACACTTGCTGCAAATCATCGACCGTATCGTCAGTAAAGTCGGCCGTCGTGTCGACGAAACCTCGCCGATGGTCGACGCGCGGTTGGAAGACGGTTCACGGGTCAACGCGATTATCCCGCCACTGGCTCTCGACGGGGCAGCCGTTTCGATTCGTCGATTCGGTTCGAACCCGCTGAAGCTAGAAGACCTGCTCAACTACAAAGCATTCACACCCGAAATGGTGATGTTGCTAGAAGGCTGTATTAAGGCACGATTGAACTGCATCATCGCTGGTGGTACGGGTTCGGGTAAAACGACCCTGCTGAACACCTTGTCTTCGTTCATCAATCACCATGACCGGATCGTAACGATCGAAGACGCGGCTGAATTGCAATTGCAACAAGATCACGTCGTTCGCTTGGAAACTCGGCCACCGAATATCGAAGGCAGTGGTGCCGTCACCGCAACGGACTTGGTCAAGAACGCCCTGCGAATGCGTCCCGAACGAATCATCATCGGCGAATGCCGTGGTGGTGAAACGTTGGACATGTTGCAGGCGATGAACACCGGTCACGACGGTTCGATGACAACGGTTCACGCCAATACGCCTCGTGACGCGATCGCTCGATTGGAAACGCTGGTCATGATGTCGGGTTTCGATCTTCCGGTGAAGGCGATTCGCCAACAAGTTTCTGGTGCAGTCGATGTGCTAATTCAAGCCAACCGTTTGCAAGGTGGTCCTCGCCGTGTGACCGCAATCACCGAAGTCGTCGGTATGGAACAAGACACCGTCATCCTGCAAGACATCTATCGCTATGTCCAAAAGGGCATCAACGAAGAAGGCAAGGCGTTCGGCCACTTTGAGTGCACCGGCGTCCGCCCGAGCTTCATGGAAAAACTAGAAGCTGCAGGCGTGCGTTTGCCCGCCAGCGCCTTCCGCGAACGAGTCATGATGCAAGCTTAG